The genomic window AGGGACGTCATGGGGATCATTCGGTATCCTGCTTCCAATCGCAGGGGAGATTGCAGCAAGCACTGATATCTCACTGCTTCTTCCATCACTTGCAGCAGTACTTGCAGGTGCAGTATTTGGTGACCACTGTTCGCCGATTTCTGATACAACGATTCTTTCTTCTACAGGAGCAGGAAGCAATCATATCGATCACGTTGCAACGCAGATTCCTTATGCTGTAACAGGAGCAGCGATTGCTTCAGCCGGTTATGTGATGCTTGGTTTCTCAGGAAGTACACTGCTTGCACTCGGACTTGTCATTGTTCTGCTTGTATTATTTGCAGTCATTATGGGAAGGAATCCGGAAAAGGCAAGAACCGTATCCGCTAAAGAAGGACTCGAATAATGATGAAAACCGTCTGAATAACAATGTCTATTCAGACGGTTTTTTTAAAGGACTATTGTATGATTGGGAAAATGTATGAATTATATAAAGTGTGAAATATTTTGCACACTATTAAGATAAACCTTGTTATGACAGGGTTTATTTTTTTATGTAGATTATTGTAATATAATTTCAGAATTTTTCAAAATAGTACTTTTACATTTAGGAAGCAAGTGCTATACTGATTTTAGATTATGTGAAATAATCTGAATATATAAAAACTTCCATTTATTCAGGAAGTACTTTCAGGGGGGTAATTAGATGAATCGTCAACAGTGGGGATCGCGTGCCGGATTTATTCTTGCAGCAGTTGGTTCCGCAGTCGGACTCGGGAACATTTGGCGTTTTCCGTATGTCGCTTATGAGAACGGTGGGGGAGCATTCTTCATTCCATATTTATTTGCACTCTTAACTGCCGGTATTCCAATTCTTATCATGGAGTTCACCATCGGTCATAAGTACAGAGGATCTGCACCGCTGTCATTCTTCCGCATGAGCGGTAAAAAAGCTGAGTGGCTTGGCTGGTGGGCTGTTTTTGTAGCGTTTGTGATCTCAACCTACTATGCCGTCATTATTGCCTGGGCAATGAGGTATACAATATTCTCATTCGGGCAGGCGTGGGGAGAAGACACAGAAGGGTTTTTATTCACGGAATTTTTACAGCTGGACGTAGCACCTGGGGAAACAGGCGGTATTGTGTGGGGAATATTTATTCCACTTGTACTGGTATGGGTGATTACACTCGGAATTCTGGTTGCAGGTGTTAAGAAAGGAATTGAATATGCAAACCGTATCTTCATTCCAACGCTCGTTATTTTATTCCTGATCATTGTTATCCGTGCAGTCACACTTGAAGGCGCAGCGCTTGGACTTACTGCTTTCTTCGAGCCGAATTTTGAAAACATTATGGATCCGTCAGTCTGGGTAGCAGCCTACGGTCATATTTTCTTCAGTTTGTCTATTGCATTTGCAATCATGATTACTTATTCAAGTTATCTTCCGAAGAAATCGGATATTACGAACAATGCATTTATCACAGGTTTTGCGAACTCAGGTTTCGAGCTTTTAGCCGGTATCGGGGTATTCGCAGCACTTGGCTTCATGGCTACACAGCTTGAAGTTCCTGTATCAGAAGTAGCATCAGCAGGTGTGGGTCTTGCCTTTGTTGTGTTCCCGCAGATTATTAATCAGCTGCCTGGACTCAATGGCATTTTCGGCGCATTATTCTTCCTGTCGCTGACGCTTGCAGGTCTTACTTCACTTATGTCTATCACTGAGACATATGTGGCTGGCTTAACTGAAAAGCTTGGTATCTCACGTAACAAGGCCGTTCTATTCGGTGGCGGACTTGCAGCATTGATTTCAATTCTGTTTGCTACGCAGGGCGGACTATTCTTCCTTGACGCAGCAGATTACTACATTAACCAATTTGGTGTAGCAGCAGTTGGTCTTGTGGAAGTTGTCATGATCGCATGGATTCTGCGTAAAACAGGTGTCCTTCAGAATCACGCGAACCTGACATCAGATATTCACCTTGGCGGCTGGTGGAAAGTATGTCTTGGTCTGATTACACCAATCGTTCTTGGTTATATGATGTTCGGTCTGATCACTCAGAACGTTCTTCAGCAGTTTGATTTTGATAGCGGTAACTATGAAGGATATTCAGATGAATTTGCGCTGACCATGTTCCTTGCTTCAGCAGGTGCAGCTCTTGTGGTTGGAATTATCGTTTCATTTATTAAATGGAGCCGTTCAACACCAGTTGAACTTCCGGATAAGGAATAAAGGAGGGATTCACAATGACAGCCAGTGCAATTGTGATGATGGTAATTGGGATCGTTCTTTTATGGGGCGGACTTGCTGCAAGTATTACAAACGCAGTAAGAAAATCCAAAGATAAAACAGTTTAATATTGAGGCTGCCTGTGCTTACAGTACAGGCAGCTTTTTTATTGCATATTCCGGTGCGAGATCATATTCATTCAGAGTTGAAGGAAGCCATGTGGACATTGGTGAAACTTCCGGAGGCTCGGGTTCTTTTGTGCATCCGGCAATCAATAATATCAGTAGAGCAGCATAAATGAATCTCATGAAGAACACACTCCTTTTCCTGAGTTTGTGCGTTTTGATTCTCATTCATGCATAGAAAAAAGTGTGTGGTCATGTATAATAGGAAGTAGTTCACAGGCAGGAGTGAGAATCTGATGATTACAATGCATAATCAACAATATGAAATCATAGAAGAGTTCAGAGAAGGCTATAATGAAGAGGCTTTTGAAGCGAGATACAGTGAAATTCTGCACAAGTATGACTATATTGTGGGTGACTGGGGATATGGTCAGCTGAGGCTGAAGGGTTTCTTTGAGGATACAAATCAGAAGTCGTCGTTTGATACGAAAATTTCTACGGTCAAGGATTATTTATATGAGCACTGTAATTTTGGATGTCCTTATTTTATTGTGAAGAAGGTTGGCGGAGCGAAAAAGTAAACCCTGCGTTTCCTATAAAACCGTTTCGCTGCGCTTCAGGCGGACGCTTTCCGGACGGAGGTTGCTGAGCCTCCTCAGCCTGCGGCTTCCGGGGTCTCAGCTTCCCTCTATTCGTCCCGGAGTCGCCGCCTTACGCTTCGCTGCACTTAGATATCCATATATATTTTTATTAAATCATCCTTCTAAAAGTAAATAAACGTTTCCTTCAACACGTTTTGGTATGAAAAAAAGCATGTCTCAATTCAAAATGAGATATGCTTCTTTTTGATTTATAATCATTCCGTTTAGTTAAGGTTTATGTGATCCGGGATCGAGTCTTGGAATATCTTCATGGTCGCCTTTGTTTTCGTAGTTAAATGCACTGTAATAACGCTGACCTTTTTGCCATGGGCCTGATTTGTTTCTGACGAGTGAATACTTTCCTCTTGGTGATCCGTAAGGGCCTTCAGGCAGCGTTTCCGGAATGAGGTATTCCTTTTGTACTTCGACGTTTGAAAAATCACTGTAGCGCTCCATGATCCTGCTCCTTTTTTACTTAGTATGAGCAGGCCGGCTTCATCTGATTCACAAAATCACTTCATTTAAAAATTCGCGTAGTTCTGATGCGTCCTGTTCGGACAGTTTGAATGCGTGTTCGATATATCCTTCCTCATCAAGATCATCCTCACCGATAATCGCAAACCGGCTTCCCTGAATATCCATCACCATTGCTTTTCCGTAATAACGGTCAGAATAAAGGATGGCCAGGTCAAAGCGCTGATGCTCGCCCATAAAGCTGACAAATCGTGTTTTTGTTTCCTCTGTATCATCATATAGAAAAAATCGTTCAGTCATATGAAGTCCTCCTTTTACTATCCTCACAATTATAACGATTAACGCACGTCATGCCAAAAAATCTGAAGGCTTATGGTACACTAAAAGCATACATTTTGATGGAGTGTGAAGAGATGTACTTCGTGGATAGAGAAACAATTGAAAAGACATTAATTTTTATGGAAGAACAGCTCAGCTTTTTAAATGAGCACGGCACTTGGGACTCTAAAATTGAAAAGCTGGCGCTTGAACGCAGTCTGCATACCGTTATAGAATCAATTATTGATGTGGGAAATTCAATGATTGACGGTTTTATAATGCGTGATCCTGGCAGCTATGAAGATATTATCGATATTTTAGAGGATGAAAAAGTGATCGGGAAAGACATGCATGCTGATCTTGTTCAGGTAGTGAAGCTCAGGAAGCACCTTGTACAGGAATTTACAGAAGTGAATCATCAAATATGCATTGATACATTTACATCAGCAGAAGCTGCACTAAAAGCATTTGCACCAGCAGTAAGAACCTATCTTGAAGACGAGCTGGGACCAGTCTCAGCATTCAGACGGTAAGGAATAGAGAGGACGTACAGTATGAAAGCTTATAAAGGTTATTTAATTGATTTGGACGGAACAATGTATAGAGGAACGGAACCGATTCCGGCAGCAGTAGAGTTTGTGAAAAAGCTTAAGGTAAAGGGGATTCCGTATTTATTTGTCACCAATAATTCTTCAAAAACACAGGAACAGGTAGCTGCACACCTGCAGAATTTTGATGTGCCTGCTGAACCTGAACAGGTATTTACGACATCTCTTGCAACAGCGGCAGTCATTTCCCGGGAAATGCCGGATGCATCTGCATATGTAATTGGAGGCGACGGCATACGTCAGGCTTTGACTAAAAAAGGCATTACCATTAAAGATGAAAACCCGGATTATGTCATTGTCGGCCTTGACCGGGAAATTACGTATGAAAAACTCGCGCTTGGCTGTCTCGCAGTCAGAAATGGTGCGAAATTTATTTCTACTAATGGTGATATTGCCATCCCAACTGAACGCGGGCTGCTGCCTGGTAACGGCTCGCTTACGTCAGTGATAACTGTTTCTACACAAACAGAACCGCTGTTTATTGGTAAACCTGAAGCGGTTATTATGGAACAGGCGTTAAACGTATTAGGTCTTACGAAAGAAGATGTTGTGATGGTTGGGGATAACTATGATACAGATATCAAAGCAGGATTTAATACAGGAATGGATACATTAATGGTGCATACAGGTGTGTCGCCAAAGAGCCTGCTAGCTGAAAAAGAACTGCAGCCGACTTATTCGATTGATTCTTTGGCTGAGTGGGAGATTTAAGGTCTATATACATTTTGCGTTTACTAAAAGTTAATTTTCTAAAAAGAATGACTCAGCCGTATCTTGGAGTGGAGGACGGAGACTCTCGCCCCGGGAAAGGACGGGTCCGCAAGCGGAGCTGACCCACCATCCGGGGGCAGGAAAGCGAAGTGATCCACGGAAAGATACTGCGTTTTTTAAAGCAAATAAAGGGGATTCTGGTCATGTCTAAAATTTTCATTACCCGTAAAATAGATGATGCTGTGATTGATGAGCTTAAAAAGAGTTTTGATGTTGAAGTGTGGGATTCTGAGGATGAAGCTGTTCCGAGGGATGTTCTGTTGAAACAGGCGAAGGAAAGCCATGCACTTTTAACCATGCTCTCTGATCAGATTGATGAAGAACTGTTATCTGATGCGCCTCATTTAAAAGTTGTTGCGAATATGGCTGTTGGATATGACAACATTGATGTTGAAGCGGCTGAAAAGGCAGGGGTCATTGTTACGAATACGCCGGATGTTTTAACAGATACAACGGCTGATCTTGCTTTTTCATTAATACTGGCAACAGCAAGAAGAATTCCTGAAGCGGCAGATTATATTAAACAGGGCGAGTGGACATCATGGTCCCCATATTTACTAGCCGGTCGTGACGTTCATCACAAAACACTCGGCATTGTTGGCATGGGGAAAATTGGACAGGCTGTTGCCAAACGTGCTGCCGGGTTTGATATGAATATTCTGTATCATACAAGAAGCAGAAAAACGGAGGCAGAAGAGCAATTTGGCGCTCAGTATAAAAATTTGAGTGACCTGCTTGAAAAAGCTGATTTTGTACTTGTACTTGCCCCGTTAACTGAAGAAACCCGCGGAATGATCGGTGCTGAGCAGTTCAAGAAAATGAAGGACTCTGCGATCTTTATTAATGTTGGAAGAGGTCCTGTAGTAGATGAAAAATCGCTGGTTGATGCACTTAGAAATGGTGACATTGCGGGAGCGGGTCTTGATGTATTTGAAAAAGAACCGATCTCAAAAGAGCATCCATTATTATCGATGGAAAATGTAGTAGCTGTGCCGCATATCGGCAGTGCTACGACTGAGACACGCTATATCATGATGAAGCTTGCTGCTGATAATATAAAAGCCGTACTGAATGGTGAGAAGCCCTTAACGAGAGTGACACGCTGAATTCTCATTTATATTAAAAATTTCTCAATAAAAAATCCTCTTGCTATTCTAAGCAAGAGGATGATGTTAATTAAAATACCTGTTCAACTTCTACAACGCCTGGTACTTCTTCAAGCAGTGCGCGTTCGATACCTGCTTTAAGTGTAATCGTTGAACTTGGGCATGTACCGCATGCGCCAAGAAGTCTTAATTTTACGATTCCATCTTCAACGTCAACGAGTTCGCAGTCTCCGCCATCGCGAAGAAGGAATGGACGAAGTTTATCAAGTACTTCCTGAACTGAATCTTTCATTTCTACTTCTGTCATTCGAATCGACTCCCTTCCTGTGTTCTATTATAATGAGTATAGCGAAAAAAATCCATCCATGTTATTTGAAATTATTATTGTTTACGGATTTAAATATGTGATCTGGATGCTTTTTTAAAGAAGGCAGAGATTGGTGCTCCAGGCGGACGCTTTCCGCGGCCGGGCGGTGAGCCAATCCGGCTTCGCCGTATGGTCTCACCTGTCCCTTTCCGCCGCAGGAGTCGCCGCCTTACGCACCAATCTCTGCTGTGCAAGTATATTAATGGTATTCCAAATTTAATGAATAAAAACAGATTCAATGAGTTTAACTTACATTTATATCAAGGGGAGTTGTTAGATATGTCAGATAAAGCTGTGACGATTACGGTGTATGGGGCGGAGACGATTTGTGCGAGCTGTGTAGGTGCACCTTCTTCTAAAGAAACTTATGAGTGGCTTGAGGCGGCGATTGGCCGTAAGTTTCCTGACCGCACATTTGTGATGGATTATGTGGATATCAATACTGAGCAGAAGGATCCGAAAAAGGCTGCTTTTGTTGAGCGGGTTTGGGAAGAGGATCTGTTTTATCCGGTTGTATTAGTAGAGGATGAAATTGTGGGGGAAGGGAACCCGCGTTTGAAGGCTGTCTATAAAGAGCTTGAGAAGTACGGGTTTCAGACTGCTGAATAAACGAAACAAGCGTCCTGGAGTGATTTCACTTCTGGACGCTTTTTCATTTAGACTTCTGTAAAGTTAAGACCCTTTAATACCTCTGCATCTGATTTGTCACACAGATAGCACTTATCATGTTCATCTCTCATGACAATAAAATCAGGATTCTGGTTATCATAATCCTCCGGGACTTCTACAAGATTGTAGCGTTCATGGAATGGTAATAGTGACATACAGATTTCACCGCCTGAAAAATATTTCTTTCAGTATAATGGATCCAGTACGAAATCAACATTTTGGAAAGTTTTCAATGTGTAAAAAAGCGATGGTCTGCTGTACATTTTATATGGTTTGTCACTTAAAATAAATTTCATGAATGTAAGATTTAGACAATACAACTGTGGGTATTAATGGAAGTAACCAGACTCTGGATGAGCATTCGATTTGAAAGGATGGATTCAAATGAGCAGAGTAGCACTTGATACATTAATTAATCGCAGCGTTCGAAACATGGGGGATATTGATTCACGAATCAAAGATATGACGATAGAGATGATTAAACGCGCTTATCAGGAAGGTATCAACGTACAGATCAGTTCAGGCCTCCGCACAAATGATGAGCAAAATAGATTATATGCTAAAGGGAGAACGACATCAGGAAATATTGTGACCAATGCCAGAGCCGGACAGTCCGCTCACAATTATGGTCTGGCTGTAGATTATTTTTTAACTGATCAGACAGGTACTAGAGCTGTTTGGACGGT from Jeotgalibacillus haloalkalitolerans includes these protein-coding regions:
- a CDS encoding sodium-dependent transporter is translated as MNRQQWGSRAGFILAAVGSAVGLGNIWRFPYVAYENGGGAFFIPYLFALLTAGIPILIMEFTIGHKYRGSAPLSFFRMSGKKAEWLGWWAVFVAFVISTYYAVIIAWAMRYTIFSFGQAWGEDTEGFLFTEFLQLDVAPGETGGIVWGIFIPLVLVWVITLGILVAGVKKGIEYANRIFIPTLVILFLIIVIRAVTLEGAALGLTAFFEPNFENIMDPSVWVAAYGHIFFSLSIAFAIMITYSSYLPKKSDITNNAFITGFANSGFELLAGIGVFAALGFMATQLEVPVSEVASAGVGLAFVVFPQIINQLPGLNGIFGALFFLSLTLAGLTSLMSITETYVAGLTEKLGISRNKAVLFGGGLAALISILFATQGGLFFLDAADYYINQFGVAAVGLVEVVMIAWILRKTGVLQNHANLTSDIHLGGWWKVCLGLITPIVLGYMMFGLITQNVLQQFDFDSGNYEGYSDEFALTMFLASAGAALVVGIIVSFIKWSRSTPVELPDKE
- a CDS encoding methionine/alanine import family NSS transporter small subunit, which encodes MTASAIVMMVIGIVLLWGGLAASITNAVRKSKDKTV
- a CDS encoding YutD family protein; translated protein: MITMHNQQYEIIEEFREGYNEEAFEARYSEILHKYDYIVGDWGYGQLRLKGFFEDTNQKSSFDTKISTVKDYLYEHCNFGCPYFIVKKVGGAKK
- a CDS encoding cytosolic protein, translated to MERYSDFSNVEVQKEYLIPETLPEGPYGSPRGKYSLVRNKSGPWQKGQRYYSAFNYENKGDHEDIPRLDPGSHKP
- a CDS encoding DUF3055 domain-containing protein — translated: MTERFFLYDDTEETKTRFVSFMGEHQRFDLAILYSDRYYGKAMVMDIQGSRFAIIGEDDLDEEGYIEHAFKLSEQDASELREFLNEVIL
- a CDS encoding DUF86 domain-containing protein, with product MYFVDRETIEKTLIFMEEQLSFLNEHGTWDSKIEKLALERSLHTVIESIIDVGNSMIDGFIMRDPGSYEDIIDILEDEKVIGKDMHADLVQVVKLRKHLVQEFTEVNHQICIDTFTSAEAALKAFAPAVRTYLEDELGPVSAFRR
- a CDS encoding TIGR01457 family HAD-type hydrolase, with translation MKAYKGYLIDLDGTMYRGTEPIPAAVEFVKKLKVKGIPYLFVTNNSSKTQEQVAAHLQNFDVPAEPEQVFTTSLATAAVISREMPDASAYVIGGDGIRQALTKKGITIKDENPDYVIVGLDREITYEKLALGCLAVRNGAKFISTNGDIAIPTERGLLPGNGSLTSVITVSTQTEPLFIGKPEAVIMEQALNVLGLTKEDVVMVGDNYDTDIKAGFNTGMDTLMVHTGVSPKSLLAEKELQPTYSIDSLAEWEI
- a CDS encoding 2-hydroxyacid dehydrogenase, translating into MSKIFITRKIDDAVIDELKKSFDVEVWDSEDEAVPRDVLLKQAKESHALLTMLSDQIDEELLSDAPHLKVVANMAVGYDNIDVEAAEKAGVIVTNTPDVLTDTTADLAFSLILATARRIPEAADYIKQGEWTSWSPYLLAGRDVHHKTLGIVGMGKIGQAVAKRAAGFDMNILYHTRSRKTEAEEQFGAQYKNLSDLLEKADFVLVLAPLTEETRGMIGAEQFKKMKDSAIFINVGRGPVVDEKSLVDALRNGDIAGAGLDVFEKEPISKEHPLLSMENVVAVPHIGSATTETRYIMMKLAADNIKAVLNGEKPLTRVTR
- a CDS encoding YuzD family protein → MSDKAVTITVYGAETICASCVGAPSSKETYEWLEAAIGRKFPDRTFVMDYVDINTEQKDPKKAAFVERVWEEDLFYPVVLVEDEIVGEGNPRLKAVYKELEKYGFQTAE